The segment AGAAATTTTTGAAACAGGTATCAAAGTTGTAGATCTGATTTGTCCATTTATGAAAGGTGGAAAAGTAGGACTATTTGGCGGAGCCGGTGTAGGAAAAACTGTTGTGGTTATGGAGCTTATTAGAAATATTGCATCAGAACACGGCGGATATTCTGTTTTTGCCGGAGTAGGCGAAAGAACTCGTGAAGGAAATGACCTTTGGCATGAGATGAACGATTCTGGAGTTATTGATAAAACGGCACTTGTCTTCGGACAAATGAACGAACCTCCTGGAGCTCGCGCTCGCATAGCTCTAACAGGGCTTTCTTTGGCAGAGTACTTTCGTGACGAAGGCGGACAAGACGTTCTTTTCTTTGTTGATAATATTTTCCGTTTTACACAAGCAGGTTCAGAGGTATCTGCCTTGCTTGGACGTATTCCTTCAGCAGTGGGTTACCAACCGACGTTAGCAACAGAAATGGGACAAATGCAAGAGAGAATTACATCAACAAGCAAAGGCTCTGTCACATCCGTGCAAGCTGTCTATGTACCTGCTGACGATCTTACAGATCCGGCGCCAGCAACTACTTTTGCCCACTTAGACTCAACTGTTGTTTTGTCCCGCGGACTTACAGAACTTGGTATTTATCCTGCAGTCGACCCTCTTGATTCCAATTCTACAATTCTTGATCCAAAAATTGTAGGCGAAGAACACTATAACATTGCTCGCAGAGTACAAAAGGTTTTGCAAAGATACAAGGATTTGCAGGATATTATTGCTATTTTGGGAATGGAAGAATTATCCGAAAATGACAAACTTACTGTTTCTCGCGCAAGAAAAATTCAAAAATATTTATCACAACCTTTCTTTGTCGCAGAAACATTTACCGGAACTCCGGGAAAATATGTATCATTGGCTGACACTATTAGTGGATTTAAAAAGATTTTAGATGGAGAGTTGGACTATATTCCAGAACAGGCCTTTTATATGAAAGGTTCAATTGATGAAGTATTGGCAGAAGAAAAGAAAAAATAATATCGTACTTCTCCACAAGGTCGAACAATAATATTTTTCGACTAAGCAAAGCGTGTGGAGAAATACCTATGTATGTTAAATCTCAAAATAACAACTCCAGAAGGCGAGACATTCAATGATGTGGTAGATTCTATAACAATCCCTACAAAAATGGGTGAAATTACAATACTTCCAAACCACATTCCATTGGTTAGCGCAGTTATGCCGGGTGAAATTATCGCCAGAAAAAAAGATAAAGAAGAATATCTCTCTGTTTCTACGGGGTTTGTTGAGGTTTCAAATAATAATGTTACTCTTTTGGCAGATACTGCAGAAATGGTGGATACATTAGTTGAAGAAGAGATTTTACGAGCCAAAGAACGCGCAGAAAAACTTCTGACAGAAAAGAGACAAGAATCTGACGTTGCCTTTGCAGAAGTGGCAGCTATATTAGAACGAGAAGTGGTTAGACTAAAAGTTTATCGCCGTCGCAGACACGGTAACAAAAATTTAGAAATAAATAATTAATAAACAAGGATGTACACTATGTCTCACACATGTAAAAATATCGTAATTCATTGCATTGACTTCCGTTTGATGGATCAACTTTTTGATTGGTTGAAAAACGAACAAATGGTAGTGGATACTTGCGATGAAGTTGCGGTTGCAGGTTCAATAAAGGATTTGGTTCGTCCACAAAATCCAGGGGAAGCGGAATTTATTTTGAAGCAAATAGAGATATCTGCTCGCCTTCATAAGATAGAGCGGGTTATTATTATGAATCATACAGACTGCGGAGCTTATGGAGGAAAAAGCGCATTCAACGGAGACGAGGACGAGGAAAGAGGCCATCTGGAAGATATGAGAAAAGCTGGAGAAATAATAAAAAATAAGTGGACACATCTTGAGATAATGCTTGTGCTCGCCAACTTAAATCCTAACGGAAAGATAGACTTTAGAAAAATGGCATAGAAAAGGAGGCAAAGCGTGGCAAAAATCTACAGAGTTAGAATAGAAATTGTAACTTCACCATATCCGCTTATTAAATGTGAGAGTTGTCAACTGCGTTTCTTAGTTAAATTCTTTGATATATTGACTGAAGAAAAACCAAATGAGAACAATAGCATCACTCACGGTGAAACAATCATTGCCTGTCTGCATTGTGGGCATGAAAAAAGAGGAACTTTTAATAGTATCCCCGAAGCAAAAAAAAGATGAGCAAAATAACTAATCCCGATTATCCGGGATTTTATTTTTCTGCTACAGTTATATATATGAATATAAAGAAGGTGTACAAAAAATTATATGGTTATTTTGGTTCACAAGGGTGGTGGCCAATTTTTGATATAAAAATAGGGGAATGCAAATATAATTGCTCGGAAAATATAAAACAAAATAATAAATTTGAGATATGCATTGGCGCAATTCTAACACAAAATACTGCTTGGAAAAATGTAGAAAAAGCACTGGCAAATTTGTCGCCAGAAATATCGCCTGAAAAAATACTAACACATAAAAAATTAGAAAAAGTTATCCAGCCAGCAGGTTATTATAACCAAAAAGCAAAAAAGTTGCGCATATTTAGCAAGTGGTGGCTACAAAATAAAAAAGCAACCCGTGAAGAATTACTCGGACTTTGGGGTATTGGTCCAGAAACTGCTGATTCAATGTTGTTGTATGCCTTTAATCAACCAATTTTTGTTATTGATACCTACACAAAAAGATTATGCAAAGAGCTGGGTGTAGAATTTAAAGAATATGATGAATATCGTAAATTTTTTGAGTCGCAACTACCTCCTGACCCAAAACTTTTTAACGAATATCACGCGCTTATCGTCGCATGGGGCAAGCTATATACCAAAGACAAAGAAAAAGTAGTAAAAATAATCGCCTCATAACATATGAGGCGATTAAAAAAGAGTTTTAGCCAAAACTCTTTACAATGGAACGCGTACATCGCCACATTTTTCACATTGCTTGGTGCCAAAATAAAAATGAGCAAGTATCAATTAAAAAAGAACTATTATTAGCTCTTAATCTTTAGCTCTAATGAGCAAAAGAGGCACCCTATCATCTCCGACACTCAGTTTGGGTGTCGAACGAAACTTTCAGCCATCCTTTAGCTGTTCTTCAAAAAATTTTAGCAATGATATATAGTCATGAACATTGTCTGTATAAAGTCTATAATTTTCTGTTTCTACAACCAGTTTATAATCGGGATTAGACATCCTTCCCCCTCCTTGCTTTTGCTTACAATTTAGCATAAAATTAGAGAAGTACCAACAGACTATAAAAAAAGGAAGGAGCTATACTGCAATATATGTCAAACCTTTTGACCAAATTAAATTCCGAGCAAAAAGAGACTGTTTTACATACAAACGGCCCTCTTTTGATAATTGCCGGCGCAGGAACTGGCAAAACATTCGCATTAACTCAAAAAATTGCCTACTTAATTGAAAAAGGGCTGGCAAAGCCTGACGAAATATTAGCATTAACCTTTACCGACAAAGCCGCAGGAGAGATGGAGGAGCGCATAGACCGTCTACTTCCTTATGGTTATGTTGATTTATGGGTTTCTACATTTCATTCTTTCTGCGAACGCATTCTAAAAAATCATGGAACAGAAATTGGTCTTCCGGATTTTAAATTACTTTCTACAACAGATGCTTGGATGCTGATGCGGAAAAATTTTGCTAAGTTTGATTTGGATTATTATAGACCAATGGGAAACCCAACAAAATTTATTCATTCTCTTTTAACGCATTTTTCCCGCGCAAAAGATGAGATAATAACTCCACAAGAATATCTAAAGTATGCGGAAGATGCCAAACTTGATGGTGATAATACCGAATTAGTGGCAGAAGAAAAGAAAAAATTATTAGAGGTTGCAAGTGCTTATCATATATACAATCAGCTTTTACTGGATGAAGGAGCCTTAGACTTTGGCGACCTGATAAACTATACATACAAATTATTTAAAGAAAGAAAAGGCGTACTAAAAGAATATCAAAATAAATTTAAATATATTTTAGTTGATGAATTTCAGGATACAAATTTTGCTCAATACGAACTGATAAAATTGTTAGCAGAACCGAACAATAATCTAACTGTAGTTGGAGATGATGATCAGTCAATCTATCGTTTTCGTGGCGCGTCAATGAGTAATATCCTGACCTTTACAAAAGACTTTAAGGAGGCAAAGCGTGTAGTGCTTACAAAAAACTATCGCACAGGACAAAAAATATTGGACACTTCTTACGAATTTATAAAACAAAATAACCCAAATCGGCTTGAGGCAAGCTTGGACAATCTTTCAAAGAAACTCGTTTCACAAACAAAGAGTGAAGGCGAAGTGATTATAATAGAAGAATTGTCATTAGAGGAAGAGGTAGCTGGCGTAATGAAAAAAATAATAGAACTTAAGGAAAAAGACAAAGAAGCAACTTGGAGTGATTTCGGCATTCTCGTTCGAGCTAATGAGTCAGCCAGACCATTTATTCATCAGGCAGAAACATTAGGGTTGCCTTACGAATTTTTGGCTTCCCGCGGGCTTTATTCCAAACCGGTTATAAACTGGACTATCTCTTTTATCAAGCTCCTGGATAATTACAGGGAATCAAGCGCAATGCACTTAGTCCTCACAATGCCTCTATGGGGTCTTAGCGCTTATCAAATTGCAGACATAAGCTATCATGCCAAAAAGAGGTCTACATCGCTCTATGAGGCGTGTGAGCACGTCGAGCTATATGTAAAAGATGAGTTATTGATTTCAAAAATTAAAGAGATAGTTAGCTTTATAAATAAAAGCCGAGAAGAAGCAAAACATAAAAACCCTTCCCAAATAATTTATAGATTTTTGCAGGACTCCGGACTTCTAAAATATTTAACAGCACTTCCGGATGGCAAAGAAAAACGAAAC is part of the Parcubacteria group bacterium CG10_big_fil_rev_8_21_14_0_10_36_14 genome and harbors:
- the atpD gene encoding F0F1 ATP synthase subunit beta, which encodes MNGKIKQVIGPVVDVEFPKSVSGERGELPAIYTALKTKIPGGKTLVLETQQHLGDDVVRTIAMSSTDGLVRGQEVENTEKPISVPVGKETLGRMIDVTGQPIDGKGEIKTEKSYPIHRPAPNFADQSTQTEIFETGIKVVDLICPFMKGGKVGLFGGAGVGKTVVVMELIRNIASEHGGYSVFAGVGERTREGNDLWHEMNDSGVIDKTALVFGQMNEPPGARARIALTGLSLAEYFRDEGGQDVLFFVDNIFRFTQAGSEVSALLGRIPSAVGYQPTLATEMGQMQERITSTSKGSVTSVQAVYVPADDLTDPAPATTFAHLDSTVVLSRGLTELGIYPAVDPLDSNSTILDPKIVGEEHYNIARRVQKVLQRYKDLQDIIAILGMEELSENDKLTVSRARKIQKYLSQPFFVAETFTGTPGKYVSLADTISGFKKILDGELDYIPEQAFYMKGSIDEVLAEEKKK
- the atpC gene encoding ATP synthase F1 subunit epsilon, translating into MLNLKITTPEGETFNDVVDSITIPTKMGEITILPNHIPLVSAVMPGEIIARKKDKEEYLSVSTGFVEVSNNNVTLLADTAEMVDTLVEEEILRAKERAEKLLTEKRQESDVAFAEVAAILEREVVRLKVYRRRRHGNKNLEINN
- a CDS encoding endonuclease codes for the protein MSKITNPDYPGFYFSATVIYMNIKKVYKKLYGYFGSQGWWPIFDIKIGECKYNCSENIKQNNKFEICIGAILTQNTAWKNVEKALANLSPEISPEKILTHKKLEKVIQPAGYYNQKAKKLRIFSKWWLQNKKATREELLGLWGIGPETADSMLLYAFNQPIFVIDTYTKRLCKELGVEFKEYDEYRKFFESQLPPDPKLFNEYHALIVAWGKLYTKDKEKVVKIIAS